One Centroberyx gerrardi isolate f3 chromosome 6, fCenGer3.hap1.cur.20231027, whole genome shotgun sequence genomic region harbors:
- the LOC139910171 gene encoding cholinesterase-like: protein MATISHYTHITILLHVLTLHLLAVSHATQDDLIINTRNGKVRGVLLSAPGGDVRAFLGIPYGKPPVGRLRYRAPEPAEGWEGVRDVTKFPNSCYQLPDTLFPGFSGAEMWNANTPLSEDCLYLNVWAPHLNQTQPQASPLAPVLVWIYGGGFISGTSSLDLYDGRFLSKSEGVVVVSMNYRLGALGFLTLPDNKNIRGNAGLLDQRLALRWVANNIAAFGGDPAKVTLFGESAGGASVSLHLLSPGSHGLFQRAVLQSGPPNAPWATVSQKVAWDRSMMLGKLLGCPLSPPADLELCLEKADPQTILTNQFKVITKPSIIALPFVPHVDGDFLPDKPEVLLRTGNFLKTEVLLGLNKDEGTYFLVYGVPGYDITSQSLITRRNFVQGMVLAMPEDSNITRDAAIFQYTDWTDENNGTKNRDSLGNVVGDKFFTCPMLEFAQRYSQHGGKAYLYFFDHRSSTNPWPAWMGVMHGYEIEFVFGMPLNVTLGYTQNEVNMSRKFMKHWANFARTGNPSIKGADWPIFTPEKREYVTLNYDPPEKKRMLNAQLCHFWNDFIPKIQTVSDDRLPCVLADGTVLRCSYTFLLMLLLFTLTY, encoded by the exons ATGGCGACAATCTCTCATTACACACATATCACCATTCTTCTGCATGTCCTGACGCTCCATCTCCTCGCTGTTTCACACGCCACGCAGGATGACCTTATAATCAATACCAGGAATGGGAAGGTTCGCGGGGTGCTGCTCTCTGCACCGGGTGGTGATGTCAGAGCGTTCCTGGGAATTCCTTATGGAAAACCACCGGTAGGGAGACTGAGATACCGAGCTCCGGAGCCAGCAGAAGGATGGGAAGGAGTGAGAGACGTCACAAAGTTCCCAAATTCATGCTACCAGCTGCCAGATACATTATTTCCAG GGTTCAGTGGGGCAGAAATGTGGAACGCAAACACTCCTCTGAGTGAGGACTGTCTCTACCTGAATGTCTGGGCCCCACATCTCAACCAAACCCAGCCGCAAGCCTCGCCATTGGCTCCTGTTCTTGTCTGGATCTACGGAGGCGGGTTCATTTCAGGGACGTCCTCTCTGGACTTGTATGATGGACGCTTTCTGAGCAAATCAGAAGGTGTTGTTGTGGTGTCAATGAATTACAG ACTTGGAGCTCTTGGTTTCCTGACACTTCCTGATAACAAGAATATCCGGGGCAATGCAGGCTTACTGGACCAGCGACTGGCCCTCCGCTGGGTAGCCAATAATATCGCAGCCTTTGGAGGTGACCCTGCAAAG GTGACGTTGTTTGGGGAGAGCGCTGGGGGAGCCTCTGTGAGCTTACACCTGCTCTCCCCAGGCAGCCATGGTCTTTTTCAAAGGGCTGTGTTGCAGAGTGGCCCCCCTAACGCACCATGGGCCACAGTGAGCCAGAAAGTGGCTTGGGACAG GTCCATGATGCTGGGGAAGCTACTGGGCTGCCCCCTGTCCCCTCCAGCTGATCTGGAGTTGTGTCTGGAGAAGGCTGACCCTCAGACCATCCTAACTAACCAATTTAAAGTTATCACCAAGCCTTCTATCATAGCTCTGCCCTTTGTCCCTCATGTCGATGGGGACTTCCTACCAGATAAACCAgaa GTGTTGCTGCGTACTGGTAACTTTCTGAAGACTGAGGTGCTGCTTGGCCTAAACAAGGATGAAGGGACCTACTTCCTAGTATACGGAGTGCCCGGATATGACATCACCAGTCAGAGTCTGATTACCAGGAGGAACTTCGTGCAGGGGATGGTGTTGGCAATGCCAGAAGACAGTAATATCACAAGGGATGCGGCCATTTTCCAGTACACTGATTGGACAGATGAGAATAATGGGACAAAAAACCGTGACTCGCTGGGTAATGTGGTCGGAGACAAATTCTTCACTTGTCCGATGCTAGAGTTTGCTCAAAG GTACTCACAACATGGAGGTAAGGCCTACCTGTATTTTTTTGACCATCGCTCATCCACCAACCCTTGGCCAGCATGGATGGGCGTTATGCATGGCTATGAGATAGAGTTTGTCTTTGGAATGCCACTGAATGTCACTCTGGGATACACACAGAATGAAGTGAATATGAGCAGGAAGTTTATGAAGCACTGGGCCAACTTTGCTAGGACAGG GAACCCAAGCATCAAAGGAGCTGATTGGCCCATTTTCACACCAGAAAAGCGGGAGTATGTCACTCTGAACTACGACCCaccagaaaaaaagaggatgcTGAATGCTCAATTGTGTCACTTCTGGAACGACTTCATACCAAAAATACAGACTGTCTCAG ATGATCGGCTGCCATGTGTTCTTGCTGATGGGACTGTACTGCGCTGTAGCTACACATTCCTCCTCATGTTGCTGCTTTTTACTTTAACCTACTGA